In Oreochromis niloticus isolate F11D_XX linkage group LG18, O_niloticus_UMD_NMBU, whole genome shotgun sequence, one genomic interval encodes:
- the LOC109194297 gene encoding solute carrier family 12 member 9 — protein MSEKTPLLHYRLTTSGEPPDGSKRAGVRGGVHPGRPKDRAAQKLGVLFGVVIPTLLSMFSVVVFLRIGFVVGQAGLYHSIAMLLVAYFIITMTVLSVCAISTNGALDAGGAYYMISRALGPEFGGSIGIMFFLANICSSALYILGLVEAITSTFGVPEEGAAAAAGHHHVLPSGYWWSLLYGTALLFLCFIVCLVGAHIYAKATFVIFIVVMTVLASIFISFFIVGPTVVTLPHTSAVNTTSMSTANYTGFRLHTLEGNLFPAYTVDYTTGAMMSFARVFAVMFNGCTGIMAGSNMSGDLKNPGYSIPRGTLAAVLTTFITYNVLSLLAAWSCDRYLLQRDYSFLGDINILPPMVTVGIYSSALSAAMSNLIGASRVLYALSKDDLFGGALARKTSQSGNPWVSVLVSWLLVQMVLFAGKLNTIAGIVAIFFLLVYAAVNLACLALEWASAPNFRPSFRFFTWHTCTLGILGCLIMIFLINAIYAFASIAFMLLLLMLIHYLGPISNWGYISQALIFHQVRKYLLMLDVRKDHVKFWRPQVLLMVANPRSCTGLMTFINDLKKSGLYVLGHVKLGLLDELPSDPLQSRYDSWLCLVDHLKIKAFVNLTLADSVRHGVQNLLFISGFGGMRPNTLVLGFYDDCTPQDHLQGHILLSTGHSFDTVCSTKDPGAQRSPFFPSLRGAEDPKDLQEEEYVSVIADAVKMGKNVTLARYFDQFNRDRVLGTGRKIRGVAGPFIDVWPMNLLQPDSHGYVGICSLFLLQLACVLHDSRAWNQARVRLFLCMEAGYSLQEKEEAKLQGMLRDLRISAQVQMVAWDEVVVLHWQRQRERAEQNEEDEREDCNQTYPNNASQLTDEYICAVNDMICRHGVPQPAVRFLYLPHPTADRSRYRAYLHQVDLLSRNLGPTLLVHGVTPVVTTDI, from the exons ATGTCAGAAAAAACGCCTTTATTACACTACCGACTGACCACCAGCGGCGAACCGCCTGATGGATCTAAACGCGCCGGGGTCAGAGGAGGGGTACACCCCGGACGACCCAAGGATAGGGCGGCTCAGAAGCTCGGGGTGCTGTTTGGAGTCGTCATTCCAACTTTACTGTCCATGTTCAGCGTTGTTGTGTTCCTGCGGATTG GATTTGTTGTGGGCCAAGCAGGGCTGTACCATTCTATTGCCATGCTCCTGGTGGCTTACTTCATCATCACAATGACGGTGCTCTCCGTCTGTGCAATCTCCACCAATGGGGCTCTAGATGCTGGAGGTGCCTACT ACATGATCAGCCGAGCCCTGGGTCCAGAGTTTGGTGGCAGCATTGGGATCATGTTTTTCCTTGCCAACATTTGCAGCAGTGCTCTCTACATTTTGGGTTTGGTCGAGGCTATTACATCTACCTTCGGGGTCCCAGAAG AgggtgctgcagctgctgcaggtcACCATCACGTGCTGCCGTCAGGATACTGGTGGTCTCTGCTTTATGGCACCGCCCTGCTTTtcctgtgtttcattgtgtgtctG GTGGGAGCCCACATCTATGCAAAAGCCACCTTCGTTATCTTCATCGTAGTCATGACAGTCCTGGCTTCGATCTTCATTAGTTTCTTCATTGTGGGGCCCACCGTGGTGACTTTGCCACATACGTCTGCAGTGAACACCACCAGCATGAGCACTGCCAATTATACTGGCTTCAGGCTACACACGCTGGAGGGAAACCTGTTCC CCGCCTACACGGTGGACTACACCACTGGTGCCATGATGAGTTTTGCCAGAGTATTTGCGGTCATGTTCAACGGCTGCACTGGAATCATGGCAGGGTCCAACATGTCAG GTGATCTGAAAAACCCTGGCTATTCCATCCCGAGAGGAACTCTTGCCGCTGTTCTTACAACTTTCATCACATACAATGTGCTGAGTCTGCTGGCGGCGTGGTCCTGTGACCG TTATCTTCTCCAAAGAGACTACAGCTTCCTGGGGGACATTAATATATTGCCACCAATGGTCACAGTCGGCATTTACTCCTCGGCCCTGTCTGCAGCAATGAGTAACCTTATTGGAGCCTCCAGGGTGCTGTACGCCCTGTCCAAAGATGACCTGTTTG GTGGTGCTCTGGCAAGGAAAACCTCTCAAAGTGGAAACCCCTGGGTCTCGGTGCTTGTCTCTTGGTTGCTTGTGCAG ATGGTGCTATTTGCTGGTAAATTGAACACCATTGCTGGTATTGTAGCCATCTTCTTCTTGTTGGTGTATGCTGCTGTGAACCTGGCCTGTTTGGCTCTCGAATGGGCTTCTGCACCAAACTTCAG acCGTCGTTCCGTTTCTTTACATGGCACACCTGCACTCTGGGCATCCTTGGCTGCCTCATCATGATATTTTTGATCAATGCAATTTATGCATTTGCCAGCATAGCCTTTATGCTGCTACTCTTGATGCTTATCCACTACCTGGGGCCCATCAGCAACTGGGGCTACATCAGCCAGGCCCTCATCTTCCACCAG GTGCGTAAGTACTTATTGATGCTGGATGTGCGAAAGGACCATGTTAAGTTCTGGAGGCCCCAGGTGCTTCTGATGGTTGCAAACCCTCGCAGCTGTACAGGCCTCATGACTTTCATTAATGATCTGAAGAAGAGCGGCCTCTATGTGCTTGGACACGTAAAGCTCGGTTTGCTGG ATGAGCTGCCCTCTGATCCTTTGCAGAGTCGATATGACTCCTGGCTCTGTTTAGTGGATCATCTGAAAATCAAAGCGTTTGTCAACCTGACCCTGGCCGACTCCGTCCGACACGGCGTTCAGAATTTGCTTTTCATCTCTGGCTTTG GTGGAATGAGGCCCAACACCCTTGTCTTGGGTTTCTATGATGACTGCACTCCTCAAGACCACCTCCAAGGTCATATTCTCCTGTCTACAGGCCATAGCTTTGATACAGTCTGTTCAACCAAAGATCCTGGAGCGCAACGCTCTCCCTTCTTTCCCAGTCTGCGGGGTGCTGAGGACCCCAAAGACCTCCAGGAAGAGGAATACGTGTCTGTGATTGCTGATGCTGTAAAAATGGGAAAGAATGTGACTCTGGCTCGGTATTTCGACCAGTTCAACCGGGACAGAGTGTTAGGGACAGGAAGAAAGATCAGAGGTGTGGCCGGGCCATTCATTGATGTGTGGCCTATGAATCTTCTTCAGCCGGACAGCCATGGTTATGTTGGCATCTGCTCATTGTTTCTTCTCCAGCTGGCTTGCGTGCTTCACGATTCCCGTGCCTGGAACCAGGCGAGAGTCCGACTCTTCTTGTGCATGGAGGCTGGCTACAGTCTGCAAGAAAAGGAGGAAGCAAAGCTCCAGGGTATGCTTAGGGATCTAAGGATCTCAGCTCAGGTGCAGATGGTGGCTTGGGATGAGGTGGTGGTGCTGCACTGGCAGAGGCAAAGAGAAAGGGCCGAACAGAATGAGGAAGATGAGAGAGAAGACTGTAACCAGACATATCCCAATAATGCCTCTCAACTTACAGATGAGTACATCTGTGCGGTCAACGATATGATTTGCCGTCATGGTGTCCCTCAGCCAGCTGTGCGTTTCTTGTATTTGCCACACCCCACAGCTGATAGAAGCCGTTACCGTGCCTACCTGCACCAGGTGGACCTGTTGAGTCGAAACCTTGGGCCGACATTGCTCGTGCACGGAGTCACTCCTGTGGTTACAACTGACATCTAG
- the thpo gene encoding thrombopoietin isoform X1, producing MALSRLLLLCMIASEVWDSETKSTEFVCSRAARKALNIVPEMSSALSNCNGSATLSTQVQLPCTELHAASWEHKSEREKRGEIVASLRLLVEGVKSERSLRPAGCGALLLQRLENNINNYLLILTRLQLSGPVVTPSLSCVPRSTQSLRTVLMSYNLLISAKLEWFMIGLAHRCTNSQ from the exons ATGGCTTTAAGCA GACTTCTGCTGCTCTGTATGATAGCCTCTGAAGTGTGGGACAGTGAGACCAAGTCCACAGAGTTTGTGTGCAGTAGAGCAGCCAGAAAGGCTTTGAATATTGTGCCTGAGATGTCCAGTGCACTG AGTAACTGTAATGGCTCGGCAACCCTCTCCACACAGGTTCAGCTACCCTGCACCGAGCTTCACGCAGCATCTTGGGAACACAAATCG GAGCgggagaagagaggagagatAGTTGCATCTTTGAGGCTTCTTGTCGAGGGTGTGAAGTCTGAAAGGAGCCTCAGACCGGCAGGATGTGGCGCTTTGCTGCTGCAGAGACTGGAGAACAACATCAACAACTACCTGCTCATCCTCACCCGCCTTCAGCTGAGC GGGCCAGTGGTGACTCCATCATTGTCTTGTGTTCCTCGAAGCACTCAGAGTCTGAGAACAGTCCTGATGAGTTACAACCTGCTGATCTCAGCCAAGCTGGAGTGGTTCATGATTGGCCTGGCGCACAGGTGCACCAATTCCCAGTGA
- the thpo gene encoding thrombopoietin isoform X2, with product MALSRLLLLCMIASEVWDSETKSTEFVCSRAARKALNIVPEMSSALVQLPCTELHAASWEHKSEREKRGEIVASLRLLVEGVKSERSLRPAGCGALLLQRLENNINNYLLILTRLQLSGPVVTPSLSCVPRSTQSLRTVLMSYNLLISAKLEWFMIGLAHRCTNSQ from the exons ATGGCTTTAAGCA GACTTCTGCTGCTCTGTATGATAGCCTCTGAAGTGTGGGACAGTGAGACCAAGTCCACAGAGTTTGTGTGCAGTAGAGCAGCCAGAAAGGCTTTGAATATTGTGCCTGAGATGTCCAGTGCACTG GTTCAGCTACCCTGCACCGAGCTTCACGCAGCATCTTGGGAACACAAATCG GAGCgggagaagagaggagagatAGTTGCATCTTTGAGGCTTCTTGTCGAGGGTGTGAAGTCTGAAAGGAGCCTCAGACCGGCAGGATGTGGCGCTTTGCTGCTGCAGAGACTGGAGAACAACATCAACAACTACCTGCTCATCCTCACCCGCCTTCAGCTGAGC GGGCCAGTGGTGACTCCATCATTGTCTTGTGTTCCTCGAAGCACTCAGAGTCTGAGAACAGTCCTGATGAGTTACAACCTGCTGATCTCAGCCAAGCTGGAGTGGTTCATGATTGGCCTGGCGCACAGGTGCACCAATTCCCAGTGA